A genomic segment from Canis aureus isolate CA01 chromosome 4, VMU_Caureus_v.1.0, whole genome shotgun sequence encodes:
- the LOC144311883 gene encoding L-lactate dehydrogenase B chain-like, with protein MATLKENLIAPVAEEEAAIPNNKITVVGVGQVGMACAISILGKSLADELALVDVLEDKLREMMDLQHGSLFLQTPKIVADKDYSVTANSKIVVVTAGVRQQEGDSRLNLVQRNVNVFKFIILQIVKYSPDCIIIVVSNPVDILTYVTWKLSGLPKHRVIGSGCNLDSSRFRYFMAKKLGIHPSSCHGWILGEHGNSSVAVWSGVNVAGVSLQELNPEMGIDNDSENWKEVHKMVVESAYEVIKLKGYTNWAIGLSVADLIESMLKNLSRIHPVSTMVKGMYGIEKEVFLSLPCILNARGLTNVINQKLKDDEVAQLKKSADTLWDIQKDLKDL; from the coding sequence ATGGCAACTCTTAAGGAAAACCTGATTGCACCAGTTGCAGAAGAAGAAGCTGCAATCCCAAACAATAAGATCACTGTAGTGGGTGTTGGACAAGTTGGTATGGCATGTGCCATCAGCATTCTGGGAAAGTCTCTGGCTGATGAACTTGCCCTTGTGGATGTTTTAGAAGATAAACTCAGAGAAATGATGGATCTACAGCATGGGAGTTTATTTCTACAGACACCTAAAATTGTGGCAGATAAAGATTACTCTGTGACTGCCAATTCTAAGATTGTGGTGGTGACTGCAGGAGTCCGCCAGCAGGAGGGAGACAGCCGCCTCAATCTGGTGCAAAGGAATGTTAATGTCTTCAAATTCATTATTCTTCAGATAGTCAAGTACAGTCCTGATTGTATCATAATTGTGGTTTCCAACCCAGTGGATATTCTTACATATGTTACCTGGAAACTAAGTGGACTACCCAAGCACCGTGTGATTGGAAGTGGGTGTAATCTGGATTCTTCTAGATTTCGCTATTTTATGGCTAAAAAACTTGGCATTCATCCCAGCAGCTGCCATGGATGGATTTTGGGAGAACATGGCAACTCAAGTGTGGCTGTGTGGAGTGGAGTGAATGTGGCAGGTGTTTCTCTTCAGGAACTGAATCCAGAAATGGGAATAGACAACGACAGTGAAAATTGGAAGGAAGTGCATAAGATGGTGGTTGAAAGTGCCTATGAAGTCATCAAGCTAAAAGGATATACCAACTGGGCTATTGGATTAAGTGTGGCTGATCTCATTGAATCCATGTTGAAAAATCTCTCCAGGATTCATCCAGTGTCAACAATGGTGAAGGGCATGTATGGTATTGAGAAGGAAGTCTTCCTGAGTCTTCCGTGTATCCTGAACGCTCGGGGCTTAACCAATGTGATCAATCAGAagctgaaggatgatgaggttgCCCAGCTCAAGAAAAGTGCAGATACCTTGTGGGATATCCAGAAAGACCTAAAAGATCTGTGA